Proteins co-encoded in one Polynucleobacter sp. MWH-UH19D genomic window:
- a CDS encoding TRAP transporter large permease subunit: MISHDLMAPIMFGGLIVFLLLGYPAAFSLGAVGLFFSLIGIEIGMFQPTFLQALPDRVFGILSNDLLLSIPFFTFMGAILEKCGLAEDMLEGLGQLFGPIRGGLAYAVIIVGAILGAITGTVAASVIAMGLISLPIMLRYGYNPRVATGVIAASGTITQLIPPSLVLIVLADQLGKSVGDMYAGAIGPSIIQVVLFCLFIFFLSIFRPQDVPALPPEARPKIDWKLFRRILWGIVPSIALIFLVLGTILMGLATPTEGGAMGSVGALVLAAMNKRLEKSLVWEAMTSTMRINAMVIFILIGSTVFGLAFRGVDGDLWIEHLLSGLPGGQVGFLIVVNLFVFFLAFFLDYFEIAFIIIPLLAPVADKLGIDLIWFGVLLGANMQTSFMHPPFGFALFYLRGVAPKSLKSSDIYYGALPWVALQLMLVAIIIFIPETVTYFIDKPTVAIDANGPSIDPLAGVEQNEITVDSSAEIERQLRENK, translated from the coding sequence ATGATTAGTCATGACTTGATGGCCCCCATTATGTTTGGGGGCTTAATTGTATTTTTGCTGCTTGGATATCCAGCAGCCTTCTCTCTCGGCGCAGTTGGTCTGTTCTTCTCCTTAATTGGTATTGAAATAGGAATGTTTCAGCCCACATTCTTGCAAGCACTACCAGACCGCGTTTTCGGAATTCTTTCGAATGACCTTTTGTTATCCATACCCTTCTTCACCTTCATGGGGGCCATTCTTGAAAAGTGTGGATTAGCAGAAGACATGCTCGAAGGTCTAGGCCAGCTCTTTGGACCAATACGTGGTGGTTTAGCCTACGCGGTCATTATTGTTGGCGCAATTCTTGGGGCAATTACTGGAACTGTGGCTGCATCAGTCATTGCAATGGGCTTAATTTCCTTGCCTATCATGCTGCGCTATGGATATAACCCACGCGTAGCAACGGGTGTGATTGCAGCGTCTGGAACAATTACTCAACTCATTCCTCCCTCATTGGTATTGATTGTGTTGGCAGACCAGTTGGGTAAATCCGTTGGCGATATGTATGCTGGCGCTATTGGACCATCCATCATTCAAGTCGTTCTGTTTTGCCTATTCATTTTCTTCTTATCAATTTTCAGACCCCAGGATGTTCCAGCGCTTCCGCCAGAAGCACGTCCAAAAATTGATTGGAAATTATTCAGGCGAATCTTATGGGGCATCGTTCCATCGATTGCTCTGATCTTCTTGGTACTGGGAACCATCTTGATGGGTCTTGCCACCCCCACCGAAGGCGGCGCAATGGGATCTGTCGGAGCCTTAGTACTGGCAGCAATGAATAAGCGTTTAGAAAAGTCTTTGGTCTGGGAAGCAATGACCTCAACCATGCGCATCAATGCGATGGTGATTTTCATTCTGATCGGCTCCACTGTATTTGGCCTCGCATTCCGCGGCGTTGATGGCGACCTTTGGATTGAGCATCTCTTATCAGGTCTACCTGGTGGCCAAGTAGGCTTTTTAATCGTGGTGAACCTGTTTGTTTTCTTCTTAGCCTTCTTCTTAGACTATTTCGAAATCGCCTTCATCATCATCCCGCTCTTAGCGCCGGTTGCAGATAAGCTTGGGATTGATCTCATTTGGTTTGGTGTGTTGCTAGGAGCTAATATGCAAACATCATTCATGCATCCACCATTTGGTTTTGCCTTGTTCTATTTGCGTGGAGTGGCACCAAAATCTCTCAAAAGCTCTGATATCTACTATGGTGCACTGCCATGGGTGGCTTTACAACTCATGCTAGTGGCTATCATCATTTTCATACCAGAAACTGTTACCTACTTTATTGATAAGCCTACAGTAGCGATCGATGCAAATGGTCCGTCAATTGATCCACTTGCTGGTGTTGAGCAAAATGAAATCACTGTAGACTCTAGTGCAGAAATCGAGCGTCAGCTTCGAGAAAATAAATAA